Part of the Henckelia pumila isolate YLH828 chromosome 2, ASM3356847v2, whole genome shotgun sequence genome is shown below.
CATCACCTTCAGAATCAGCTTGAAAACATCGCTGGTTCCCACGAACACCGCCGGCAAGCATTTCTGGAGACGCTCGTAAGACTCCGTCGGTCTTGCGATCTCGAACTCCGAAGCGAAATCCAACTCGATCAAGTATCTCACTTCATTTTCCGGCCGGACTACGTCGATGAACTCGTGGTTTCCGGCGGTAAGCCCGCCGGAGCTCTCCCACTTGGTCTTGCAAATCGCCACATTATACCCAAAATTTCTCAGAAACGCCATCACATTCCTCCGCGTAGTCTGTTTGCTAGATTTCACGGACGCGAACACCTGCAGAGCTCTCATCACATGACCCAAAAGCACCTCCTGAAACAAATCTCTCTGATCCCGCAGAATCGGCTCAATCAAATCCACATACACCTCGTTCGCATCAGAAACCGAAGGATCACGCTCGCCATTATCCTCATCAAACTCAACTAGCTCCTCCGGAACCGATTCCCCGGCGTCACCGTTGAAGCCGAAGAAGATCCCGGAAAGACTCGGCGAGATGACGTCATCCCCGTCGTGAGCGCTGTGCTCACTCCCGCTGCTGACGTAACCCGGCTCGAACCCATCCCGGCCGAAGATTCTGGCCTTCACCCTCTCACCCAACGGGTCAGTTACTCTCTTCATCCTAGCGTACAACATGCCTTCAAATCTCTCGGTtttcaattaaataaatatcagtTTCTTGTTTctttctggaaaaaaaaaattgatcttGAGCTTTTGATTATAACTTGGTTTTTTTTATACGGACAGAAAAAGAATGAAAGTATTGATAAATGGCATAATGCCGAGGAATTTACGAAAGAATATTCGAAAGAAACAGTGAGATTTATGAATAAAAAAGAATGGAGTTTGCACGGATAAAGATGGGGCTGGTGGGAGAGTATATACTGAAGGTGTATTCTAGTGTGATTGTTggctttaaaaataaatataggcCTCTGTTTGCAGCAGCAGCATCACGCATATCCGTTGGATTATTCTATCCGTACTGTCACGTAGACGGATCCGATGGAACCACGTGGAGCTACACTCGACATCCAAGCACGTGGCAGGCACGTGTGAGCACCGGGGAAACGTCGGTCTGTGGGTTTATCTAGACACCTTTGACAaaattttatccaataataataataataataataataatatataaatattgtaGAAAACCAAAACCGATATACATCATACGTTACTACCATCGTTTTTTTCAAATGGCGTACAATGTATTGTTTTTTTGgtatagtataaaaaaaaaattgtggaaGACAAATGGCATATATTCGTTTTTTGAAATCTAGTCCCgtgaaatttaataataataataataataataataataataataataaatcattaCAGAACCTACTTTTTTCTTCTTTATCTTTCGGTGATCAAATTAAACCCGATTAAATATTTCGAAAAacttaaagaataataaatattatattatatatctttcTCTCACCAGTCACCCCCGCCGATCTTCTACAATATCCGTGGCAATCCGTCAATCTTGTTACGATGAAATTTAATGTTATACAAATAATATTAAAGGTGTAAAGGGACATTGTTATGGAAAGTTTTACACGTACGTACGTGTCTCAAATAGCAATAAATGGGTGGATTTGGAGATGGGGCTGGGCTGGCTTCTGGGTAGACGAGAGATGTAGGATTAAGGGAGGAGTGGCTCTTGGTGATTGGAAGAGGTGAAGGGTAAATTGGAGTTGGGAGAGattaatgaatgcatgaatgacACTATTAATGATTACTTAGTTTAATTGGATTTCATTTGTCCATACATTTTATCCCTATCATAtagttttattgatttttttttttagtttcttATCTTATTGTATAAAATTAAAGAAAGAAACGGATATTCTTCATATATATTCTAGTCTTCTAtggtcattattattattattacaattCGACGTCTCCAAAACGTGTTAGTTGGTGTGGTGGaggttttagtttttattttcgtGTGTTTTAGGATCTATAAAGTATAAACTATTCTCCAATGATGTCTTGGGTTCCAAGAAAGTAACTAGTACTATTTTATTTGTATGAGCCAATCTACCATCTCCAGCATTTGCCTGCATTATAATTTTCATTTTCGATCGACTATTTGTAAATGCTTTTAAAGTGattatgcatttttttttttcaaaaatttgtaaagaaaaattcaaaatcgttttttaaaataatttacaaaattatcttaatccCTACCATAACTGATGTCATATCAAATTTATAACATTTAAATAGTGATTTGTAAAGTTTATAAGAAGcacttttcagtttttttttttaacaaaattttcaagaaaagctgagaagtgctccATAGAAGCTCTACAAAACATTGTCTAATTATACCTGCATGTTGgggttatttaaataaatataataaatttaaattttttttaacaaattttaaaatttttttaaaaaaataataacgtGAGGTTTGAGACCCCGCTTCATTGATGAGTTGGGGTTTGAGACCCCGACTCCTAATTTGTTATTTTCGACGAGTTTCATTGTATatacatttatattttattcttatatatatatatattttcaattttatcattattattttttggttttatatttGCATCTATATTTGTTTTACATGTTTGAAAAAAGTTTGTAATATAATCGAACATTTATAAAAGGAATAATAGTCAAAATAGTCTTataagttttcttgttttgtgatttggtcatgtaagtattcaattttgtattttggcgtaaattaagttatgttttgatttttagtcctttttcatTTAAGCAATATTTTTATAACCAGGTCAGTGATCGAATCGGTCTAACTTAAAAAACGATCCAACAGGTCAGTGATCGAACAGGTCAgcaatatttttattcatttataaaataatataaaaaataaatttaaaatttatttatcaatttatcttatctatgcgtttagttgagaaaaatataaaatttgaaatattaaaattttagaaaaaaaacaaataaaaataaaagtgtaATATTTATAACACATAAGATTAATTTCGATAAATGAAAATATGGCGTCTATGaggaaattttttatatatagggacaaataataataataataataataataataataataataataataataataataataataataataataataataatttagagaAGTTTTGATTAATCgatgaattaataaattattattttaaaaaatatattttgttacTCTTTGAATTGGTAGATAgacatttgttttttttttcaatttattaattACATGTTTGAAAAGTGACGAGTCAGATTAATagtactttttaaaaaatgaaagttAGTAATATTTTAGATGTTTGGAATTTTACAATAATGTAGAACttctataaattaataatattttgatcAATGATATtcaattttagaaaaatatcaattaaccgataaattaataaattattattttaaaaattattttttgattgaATGAACGTGGTTTTggttatatatgtttattttcatagatttttataagagtttttctaaaaaaattataattttagtaatttattaaaactattaatttaatatatcaATTCAAGTCGAgactaaaaaaatttatcttttataaaaattattaatttatcaaaaattaaatttataaaagtttattttatcattttatttcattctaaattttataatagaaaaaacatatatgcatataaaacctttaaaatatttttataattattaattatgaaaataataatttttttcaatctcGATAGAATACTATTATATAAATCTATGAAAATTAGTAAAACAAAATTttcttatataattaatttttatattcattTTGAATCAAAGATACtctatcaataataatttattaatttatcgaTTAATTAATTCATTTCTAAATTAGTGAAATATCATCGacgttatattattaatttataaaaattcaactgtattataaaaattttaaacaactaaaattttttaatcataACAATCGCTTTTTTTAACatgcaaaaataattaaatcggcaaatataaaactaaaaaataacaatgaaaagaatggaaattatatatatatatatatatatatataatatgaggAATTTTCAGCTGCTCAACCATGTTTTTCTACTTGGTCGCGAAAAAGTGATGCGAAAAAACACggttggacagctgaaaatttctctaTATAATATATAGGCTATGAGGAGTAGGGGTTTCAAACCTCGACTCCTTTATGAGAAGTCGGGGTTTCAAACTTTAACTCTTCAATGAAGTGGGGTTTCAAATCCCacgttattatatttttttaaagttttaaaatttgttatattcgtttaagttttttttaaaatttattatatttatttaaaaacccCTGCATGTTGAGATATTAACAATTGGATCTATGATATGATAGTATCTCATTATCCAATTATACACGTGTTTTCGTTCCCCGTTAATTTCAGTCCAACCCATTTAAATTGCAAtgataaaatatgatatattacacctttttttttttagcttttATCGTCAATAATAGGAGGAGTCGAATTTGAAAATTGAaagatgttttaattttttattagtgGGTAGGTGTTTCTATTTCTTTGTGGTTCGATATGTACTGAAAAATGAAAATGCATGTGGACGGATTTTCGTTGTTTGTGAGATATGAATCATAAATGGTTTCTGAATTTCCTATCCAACTATTAATGACATTTTTCTCTTTGATTTTTCGAATTCCAAAAAACTAAAGGAAATAGAGACCTGGGTATAAATTGACAACATACATAAATCAAAATGTAAAATATGAAAGAATCAAAATTCAGTAGATGTTATGTGATAACGGATAGTTTATCAtgtccatatttataataaaaattaatattttttcgtgAATAATCTACATCTAGGCATGCGTAACGGACCGGTTCAACCCGTAACCGGCTCGATAAACCCGAAACTGGCTTCAATCGGTTCAATCGAAACCGATAAGCATGCCTACCTATATTTGTGATTTGTCTAAAAAAATTGACACGTGAGACCATGTCATTtgagtttttgtttttaaattgcAGAAATTATGTGCGGACACCTCTACTAATTTGATATCACTTCTTCGTCACAATCAATCGACTAAGTGATcaaataacatttaattttttaatgatcATTATTAGATAATGACTAATGGCTATTAAATTTGGTCCCATAATTTAATTGATGGTAACAATACAATTAGGATATTTTCATATTGATGACATTAAGAAAGTatgagaaaaaaatttgattttttggaaaaaaatttattttctttaccCCCTAAACAGCAGTTGACATAAGATAATAATAACAATGAGGTTTTTGCATGTTTATTGTGGTTATATTATTGAGGGATTTTCTAAAACGACCTCTCACAAAATGCCATAATGAAATGTAGTCTTaaactaaattaatttttaaaaataacctTATGTTCCAAAGTTATcctttaaatatattttttatatttagcCTATCTTTGAACCAATTTATGCGTGAACACAAAAtacatattatattaaattaaaaacatacAAGTTCGTGATTAACATTTGAAAGTTTCTACATATATATAAGCATctaaaaatagaataaaattTTTCATCAAAATTAATAATCAAATACCAGATAAGTTGATGTTTTAATTTAtgtaaaagaagaagaaataatGAAGTAAGAACAATTCTCATTTTTCATATAAAGTAATTAGTGTAGAAGTCGCGTATTCTTTTTCttctgtttttttattttaaaatttcaaatttaaatagaaaataaataataaaaatattattttaatgaaaattaataaaattaaaaataatgctAAATAATAAGAATACTAATGATCATTGTCGTCTCTAAATACTGCGACCATTTATATTGAAAGTTTACTTTTTTATGTAGTGTTAACAGTTAAAACAAGAGACATtaatatttcaataataattattattataataagctATTTATAATTTTTGCCTATAACTTgagtaatttaatttttataactgtttttttaatttaaaaaaacacgCATGTCAAACCCAAATATAACTACATAAGAGtaagtttatttaattatgtTAAATTGTAATAATAAAttgagatagagaaaatggTAAAATCATGGTATTTTaggatttttaaataatataaggCTGTGTTATAAAATTTAAGTAAGTAAGGCTACTTTTAAAAATTGAGGTTTTTTTTTACggggctaattgcattcacaccccctgtgaaaagtctaaaagacataaaaccccctaagaaatattaataggctaatgcatccctcagttttttaaaatgtggCACATTTCACCCcaatgttatacaaactcggtaCATTTGTACcctctcataggagtttttatgctaatttttttaaaacatagggtctaacatactattaattttacacagggtATTTTATGCTTTTTAGACTTTTTACAGGAGGTATGAATGCAATTAGCCTTTtttttacgtattaaaaattgaGGTTTTAAACAAGCTAGTACAACTAATTtctctatatttttatatgatccCAAACAGTATTGTTTCTCTATTTAGTTGTTTACGAAAATAAAGCCCAACAATTTgttcaaaaaaaagaaaaatgaagcccaacaaaaataaaaattgcatatTTATAACATGAACAGGTAATCAGGTTGGATCAGGTCACTACTTACTTGTAGTTCTTTTTTATTGGGCCGAAGTGAATGAAAAGTTGGTCTTTATCCATTCCATTTATGCCGAGGCCCATCCCATCTCTATTCATAGCTCGTACTAGCCTAGTAGGATGGTCCTCAAGTTTTAACCTTAATACAACTACTTTTTTCCtcctccaaaaaaaaaaaacttaattcaACCACTCTTGAATTCCATCGATTTATATAATAAGTATCGCGCTCCATATATTTAATTCCagtaaattattatatttattatactCTAGACTATTTTCTTCCACTGTCTCTGTCTCTCTCTCATTTTTTGGGTGATTTTGTTTTACTTATAGTGATTAGTGTCTGTCAACGTCtaaaaaaaaagatttgaaattatatttagaattgaaattggaattgGAATCTATGGAATCGAAATTCCATTTTGATATTTAACataaagttaaaatatattttaaaatttgatagtataaaatttggataaataatattttgcaaaaaaaaattatgaagaaaaaaattaaaatttacaaagtatataaatttattataaaaaataatttagttGTTTTATAATCTCAAATCTCATGAAATTACATTAAATTCAATCAATTTtgttagaatttcaaaaaattaaatgaaatctCATCAAGAGGGTCAGTGTCGGCTCTAATGGGAGGCAGCCCAGACAGTTCCTAGAGTCTCCCCTTGATACAGGAcctcaatttttaaattttatttaattataaatattttttatttaaaatattatgtgtCTCTCTCgatatttttgttaaaaatttgaaTTGTGGTCAATTTTTTCTACTTTTTTCTCCTCATTTCTTAGGGTTAAAAAAACTTATTTCTTCtataaaaaaaacatgtttTTTTGTTGTTAAATTATTTCATTCAGTTGAATTAGATTATTCAATTTGTGTCGAATTTGtcatttttattgaaattttattgTCTATTTGTATATTGCGGttgatgttttatttttaatttatttagttttttgtATCAGAGATTTTAAAATCTTTTAATTTTCTTATTCGAATATTTGGCTGGTTTTTattcaaataaatcataattattcttttcatatattagtatttaaattatatttttatttgttttatgataaaattttttacttcgttaatttaatgatttttattcTATTTGTATTATGTATTAATATATATCTGGTTCGTGAGATTAGAGAgttcattgatttttttttgtttcaatttTTTCCCCTTTTATTGTCATCatttatgtcattatttttagttGAAAGTATTTGGAATTTTGATTATTAGTTAAAGTTATCGTAtcgatatttaataaaaaaattatttagaaCCTTCTACTACTGAAAGTCTAGGGTCATCAGTCTAAGCCCATCAAATATCAATCTCATTTTGAAATCTAATTTTGCCAAATAACTCAAACATCAAAAcgatattttcaattttaaatcacatcaaatcaaatctaatTTTATGATTTCAAACACACGGTTAAGCATTGTCCATTATGACGATTTCGATTACACGTGATTGATGTTATTTGACACTGTACAATGCTCCTTTTATATATATTGCCTCTACAATAAGCTAAAGTTATTCCTTCTGATCCTTCAAAACATGTGAAAATAAGTCCAAGGGAAAAACAAGGTAGCACAAATTTGTAAGCTTGCGTAGCACCAAAATCACTAGTCAAATACATTTCCGTGCCACTTCGCCTTCTGGCAATGTGTCATCGtgttgtatatatatgtatattataaaccaatatataagttttttttttacatagattaataaaataattgcaATAgcaaatttattttctaattcaTTCTAAAAATGTTTGTACGTTTTCCAAATTTTGGTTAATTAGAGTATGTTGTAAAACTCAGAGGaaaaaaaaccaattaaatGTAAAAACcgaaatacatatatatatatatatatatatatatatatacatatatatgagttttgatatgaTGAGCACCTATCATGTTCACTTATGTGTGCACCTGCAGATGTGGCGTTCACCTATTGTATGTAAAGAATGTCACGTCAGCGGTGCACACAAAAGTGCACATCATGAAGTGCTCATaatatcaaaactatatatatatatatatatatatatatatataaaagacaaacgaaaaaaaaaagtgtataTGATTAAAAGGGAGATAGAACATTCAAAGAATTTCCTCCAAATCTAATTCATGGATCCAAGCTCAACCtaaaattttggtacaatttcAAGGAATGCTTTCCTTTTTTATTGGGAACATCGGATGGCATGTTATGTCAACCCCCATAAATTGATCAGAATTGTAATGCCACTTGCAACGCCTATTCATGACTTAAATACCACAAGTACGATTGTGTAGCAATAATCTCGCACGTTGTCatctttattatatatataacagtAATTTCAAATCTAATATATGATTTCGATTATTATAATGAATACGCAATCATATGTATAATTCAATCCACATCCCACATGCAAAGCTGCAGAGACGACTGACCCATCTGCCTTCTTGCCAATGCCAATCATTTACACTTGTTTAAAATGAATAACAAAATTAAGCTCGAAATCATAATAAacaaaacatgatcacttgaaaaaaaaaacctactCACTCCCCGTTCCACTCATTTAAATCTGTACGTGTATGTTTtcacataaattaaaaaaaaatgtttagaaatgtgaattttataaataaacttCTCATATTGTCCTCATTTAACGAAgattttaagataaaaaaattgTACAAACAGTTAAATATACTGATTTAATGGAgataaattgatgaaatattagaaaaaataacattaaacatgaaaataaaaaatataacctAAATTAGTTAGAAATAGAGAATAATAAATTGTACCTCTTACTCATGATCtggtaaaataatatatatattttttgagaatACAAATACAATCTTGATCCAAATAACATATTTGAACACATCTACAAGATACAACAAACACACTCGATGGAGTACCACTTGTTGTGCAAGAGGTTAGGAGTTTAATGTCTACTTCAATAGTTTATTGGATTAACATGTCGCATAGGGATTGTCTAATGCGATTTATCTAGCTAACGTAGTTTCCAGGCTATTgcattaattcaaaaatttacacaGTGCGCATCGAAAGATAGCAGCCGCGAGTTCTCACGTCATTAAAAAAAACTCATGTATCGACTCGAACCATGTATACAAAAGCTAAAACAAGCTAAAAGATTGTCTTAGATagatagtgtttgggagagtttATAGCACAATTCTCtccttttttttaacaaaaaattgtatttttttttaaaaaattattatgattattaaatataaagtaattaagTAAATGCATGAGAAAAAAAGAGGAAGGGTTTGGTGTATCTCTTCTTCCGCGTAGCTTGCCAGCTGTCTCGCCATGGATCTCAGCTTGCGTAGCTCTGTGGACCCGACACCTCAATAGCTATTACATTTACACACACTCTACACGTAATTCTTTACTCCAACCTTCTCCCCCTTCATTCTTGTTCTACACTTCACTCACCCACACACCTTGTCCCAAATTATATGGGATTCTTGGATAAAGATAAAGATTACAGAGAAACGGTGGAAATCCCATTCCGGAGAGAATTTTAAATTGGGTTTTTTTGTTGTTGAGGGTGATGGCTAAAAGTGGTGTCTTTGAGAAGGATCCGACGATGGTGGCGAAGGCAGTGGAGTGGAAGAAAGAATTGCAGAAATTGGTGAGGGCGATGGTGGATGAGGATGATGTTAATTTGGAGGCGATCGATAGAGCCCATCAAATGCTCTGTGATTTGAAGGAGCTGAAGTTTAAGAAATCCGTTTCTTTGAAGCTTCACTATCAACGATTCGATCATGGGACGGTGCCGGAGGAGTTTAGGTGCCCACTCTCCAAGGAACTCATGAGGGATCCTGTGATTGTTGCCACTGGACAGGTTTTTACTCTTTACTTTAACACGTTTTTGCTAGTGGGAAAGTGCAGGATTTTGTTGAATATATTCATCTTGACCGGTGATTTTGCATTAGCTCGtgctttaatttttttgctAAAGAATATTGATGCTCAAGTTTCCCCCTTGTTTTCTTAAATATATTCCTGTATGCACTGCTGATATTCATTTCATCAGTCGTTTTTTGAAGATCCAGGGGTAATGTTCTTTGTGCTTATTGATACAAATCTCTTCCCTGTTATACTGTATCTTTGTTATTGACATATTCCCAACGAATTTGGCAGACTTATGATCGGCCCTTTATTCAGAAATGGTTGAAATCTGGGAATCGGACATGCCCGATTACTCAACAAGTACTCTCACACACTATACTCACGCCCAATCATTTGATCCGAGATATGATAGCACAATGGTGCAAGGATCATGGGGTCAGAATGCCAGACTCTGTTCAGTATACCAGTGAGGAGGTGTTGACCGAAGCTGATCGAGTCCATTTCATTTATTTGCTCGAGAAAATGTCTTCTTCGGCGTCTGATCAAAAAGAAGCCGCGAAAGAAATGCGATTGTTGACGAAACGAATGCCTTCATTCAGGGCACTTTTCAGTGAATCTGTTGATTTCATACCTCAGTTGCTGTCTCCACTCTCCAACAGCGAGTTCCAGACAGAGTTTCACTTGGAACTCCAAGAAGATTTGATCACCACGCTTTTGAATCTCTCCATTCACGACAACAACAAGAAACTTGTTGCCGAAACTCCAGTGGTGATTCCTCTCCTCATGGATGCATTGAGGTCCGGAACTATCGAAACAAAGAGCAATGCGGCTGCAGCCCTTTTCACGTTGTCCGCCCTCGACTCGAATAAGGAGCTGATCGGAAAATCCGGTGCCTTAAAACCTCTAATCAATCTGTTAAACGAAGGGTATTCCTTAGCTATGAGAGATACCGCTTCAGCCATCTTTAATCTATGCATCATTCATGAGAATAAGCTGAGAGCCGTGAGAGATGGTGCGGTACCAGCAATCTTGAAAAAGATAAAGAGTAGGATGCACGTTGATGAGTTACTCTCCATCCTCGCTATGCTATCGAGCAATCAAAAAGCAATAGAGGAGATGGGAGAACTCGGGGCCGTCCCATGCTTGCTCAGCATAATTAGGGAGACGACTTGCGCCAGAAATAAGGAGAATTGCATCGCCATCCTATACACTATATGTTTGAGCGATCGATCCAAGTGGAAAgaaataaaagaagaagaaaatgtaTTCGGCACAATATCCCAGCTTGCTCAAAATGGAACTTCGAGGGCCAAAAGAAAAGCCGGCGGCATACTGGAGAAACTAAATAGGGCCGTCAATCTCACCCATACAGCATGATCGAATCCAGTTTTTCGAGCACACGTATCCACGTATCCTGTAAATTCTCCGCCATCATAAAAGTTAAGGTATCTTATGGTTGTTTTTGCAAGTCTCAAACTTCCTTGTGCATGTATATTCTTTATCTAAACAAGGGTTTGATCTTAATTTTACTGTGGGATGCTTTATCTATAAATTTTGCTGATGCACATGGTTTTGGAGGAACTGTTAAAGTTTCTGGTTTAAGTGATCTTTGGTTTTGGATCAACTGTTGAAGTTTACTAATAAAGCAATGTAATGTAAAAAAAGCATTAATAGTTGGTTTTGGATTTATCTGAAAGCGATTGGATCCCACTTTCTCGGAATTTTGCGATTGATTATTTTCTTGAAGTGTTG
Proteins encoded:
- the LOC140884780 gene encoding uncharacterized protein, with amino-acid sequence MLYARMKRVTDPLGERVKARIFGRDGFEPGYVSSGSEHSAHDGDDVISPSLSGIFFGFNGDAGESVPEELVEFDEDNGERDPSVSDANEVYVDLIEPILRDQRDLFQEVLLGHVMRALQVFASVKSSKQTTRRNVMAFLRNFGYNVAICKTKWESSGGLTAGNHEFIDVVRPENEVRYLIELDFASEFEIARPTESYERLQKCLPAVFVGTSDVFKLILKVMSDGAKRSLKSRGLLLPPWRKHRFMQKKWLGAYRRTTNIFPASFSSASPVNQCYTVKCRAVGFDAGVNGGGELFPATARTR
- the LOC140881953 gene encoding U-box domain-containing protein 9; translated protein: MAKSGVFEKDPTMVAKAVEWKKELQKLVRAMVDEDDVNLEAIDRAHQMLCDLKELKFKKSVSLKLHYQRFDHGTVPEEFRCPLSKELMRDPVIVATGQTYDRPFIQKWLKSGNRTCPITQQVLSHTILTPNHLIRDMIAQWCKDHGVRMPDSVQYTSEEVLTEADRVHFIYLLEKMSSSASDQKEAAKEMRLLTKRMPSFRALFSESVDFIPQLLSPLSNSEFQTEFHLELQEDLITTLLNLSIHDNNKKLVAETPVVIPLLMDALRSGTIETKSNAAAALFTLSALDSNKELIGKSGALKPLINLLNEGYSLAMRDTASAIFNLCIIHENKLRAVRDGAVPAILKKIKSRMHVDELLSILAMLSSNQKAIEEMGELGAVPCLLSIIRETTCARNKENCIAILYTICLSDRSKWKEIKEEENVFGTISQLAQNGTSRAKRKAGGILEKLNRAVNLTHTA